A window of Aeromicrobium sp. A1-2 contains these coding sequences:
- the nadB gene encoding L-aspartate oxidase, translating to MTSIIVVGSGVAGMTAALEAVGTYDVTLLTKADLAQSNTRYAQGGVAVVIDEMSDPGAPKLGDTVESHVTDTMVAGAGISDEDSVRILCDEGPEAIDELIARGVAFDRHDGELSHGLEAAHAYARILHAGGDATGAGIAYALIDRIRESAVAVREQTTVTDLVIESGECVGVTLLDGEELRADVVILATGGAGQLFPYTTNPEVATADGLGMALRAGATAADLEFYQFHPTSLDAPGNFLVSEAVRGEGAVLIDADGKRFMLEVHPDAELAPRDVVARGIAQQMARQPGVSVRLDATALGAEFLARRFPNIDAACRAQGFDWGEVPIPVTPAAHYYMGGIRTDEWGRTSIPGLYAIGEVACNGLHGANRLASNSLLEGAVYGTRVIEALTEPRPLVTFDDQWQESLDLDLSDDPDALDVSRSDLQQLMWDAAGLARSGTDLEQAVAELKRWKSPDVTDAKSAEDANLLVVARAVVASALARRESRGGHYRTDFPETDRAQATHSGIAARPSTHWSAHA from the coding sequence ATGACCAGCATCATCGTCGTCGGCAGCGGTGTGGCCGGCATGACGGCAGCGCTCGAGGCGGTCGGCACGTACGACGTCACGCTGCTGACCAAGGCGGACCTCGCGCAGAGCAACACCCGCTACGCCCAGGGGGGCGTCGCAGTGGTCATCGACGAGATGTCCGATCCGGGCGCGCCCAAGCTCGGCGACACCGTGGAGTCGCACGTCACCGACACGATGGTGGCGGGCGCCGGCATCAGCGACGAGGACAGCGTTCGCATCCTGTGTGACGAGGGTCCCGAGGCGATCGACGAGCTGATCGCCCGTGGTGTGGCTTTCGACCGCCACGATGGTGAGCTGTCGCACGGACTCGAGGCAGCGCACGCGTACGCCCGTATCCTGCACGCCGGCGGTGACGCGACCGGCGCGGGCATCGCGTACGCGCTGATCGACCGCATCCGCGAGAGCGCCGTCGCGGTCCGCGAGCAGACCACCGTGACGGACCTGGTGATCGAGTCCGGCGAGTGTGTCGGGGTCACGCTCCTCGACGGCGAGGAGCTCAGGGCCGATGTCGTGATCCTCGCAACGGGGGGAGCCGGGCAGCTGTTCCCGTACACGACCAACCCGGAGGTGGCGACCGCCGACGGGCTCGGCATGGCCCTGCGCGCAGGCGCTACGGCGGCCGACCTGGAGTTCTACCAGTTCCACCCCACATCGCTCGATGCCCCGGGCAACTTCCTGGTCTCGGAGGCCGTACGCGGTGAGGGTGCCGTCCTGATCGATGCCGACGGCAAGCGCTTCATGCTCGAGGTGCACCCCGACGCCGAGCTGGCCCCCCGTGACGTGGTGGCCCGCGGCATTGCGCAGCAGATGGCCCGGCAGCCGGGGGTCTCGGTACGTCTGGACGCCACCGCGCTGGGCGCGGAGTTCCTGGCCCGCCGCTTCCCCAACATCGACGCGGCGTGCCGCGCCCAGGGCTTCGACTGGGGCGAGGTGCCGATCCCGGTGACGCCGGCCGCGCACTACTACATGGGCGGGATCCGCACCGACGAGTGGGGACGCACGTCGATCCCCGGCCTGTACGCGATCGGCGAGGTCGCCTGCAACGGCCTGCACGGAGCCAACCGGTTGGCCTCCAACTCGCTGCTCGAAGGCGCTGTCTACGGCACCCGGGTCATCGAGGCACTCACCGAACCACGTCCGCTCGTGACGTTCGACGACCAGTGGCAGGAGTCGCTCGATCTCGACCTGTCGGACGATCCCGATGCGCTCGACGTGAGCCGCTCCGACCTGCAGCAGCTCATGTGGGACGCCGCCGGTCTGGCGCGCAGCGGGACCGATCTCGAGCAGGCCGTGGCCGAGCTCAAGCGATGGAAGTCGCCCGACGTCACGGATGCCAAGTCCGCCGAGGACGCCAACCTGCTCGTGGTCGCTCGGGCCGTCGTGGCCAGCGCCCTGGCCCGCCGGGAGTCCCGCGGCGGTCACTACCGGACCGACTTCCCCGAGACCGATCGCGCTCAGGCGACGCACTCGGGCATCGCGGCACGTCCTTCGACGCACTGGAGCGCACATGCTTGA
- a CDS encoding error-prone DNA polymerase, translating into MGWSNPDVSWRELERRMSGKPEPDGGDAPGWSRTRSEAEPRPVRRPDGPVVPYAELHCHSNFSFLDGASGPDALVEEAIGLGLHGLALTDHDGFYGAPRFAEEAVKHADAGLKTIFGAELSLGLSRPQNGAADPEGNHLLVLARGVEGYHRLAAAMTEAHFRGDEKGRPVYDLEELAERGRGHWLILTGCRKGHVRQALTTGGAEAAASALDRLTALFGLDHVAVELIDHGFPTDSTSNEALGELAAMHGLPTVATNNVHFASPANRRLAAAMAAIRARRSLADMDGWLPATGAAHLRSGAEMQRIFARHPGAVARTVGIADELAFDLRAATPRLPRRGIPEGHTAMSWLRELADQGIRERYAHNPVEARERIARELQVIEEKDFPGYFLIVHDIVKEAKRRKILCQGRGSSANSALCYALGITAVDSIFYNLPFERFLATTREEEPDIDVDFDSDRREEVIQWVYDTYGRHNAAQVANVISYRPRSAVRDAAKALGHSTGQQDAWSKQIDAWSAISTEDASGIPEPVVQLAQQLLKGPRHLGIHSGGMILTERPIGEVCPIERGRMDKRTVLQWDKDACEWMGLVKFDLLGLGMLGALDHTMQIVAEHLGEEWDLATLPKEEAAVYDMLCRADSIGVFQVESRAQIGTLPRLQPRSYYDLAIEIALIRPGPIQGGAVHPYIRRATGREEVTYPHPVLKGVLERTLGVPLFQEQLMQMAIAIGNCTGDEADLLRRAMGSKRGIERIESLKEKLYAGMRQHGLDQEESDAIYVKIQSFANFGFAESHALSFALLVYASSWLKLHYPGAFLAALLRNQPMGFYSPQSLVTDARRHGVTVLRPDIMLSRAQADLEVLDSAEATGTDRCLDHDQPKVERFVRGTPDPTPQHRRDGGFAVRLGLDEVQGVGLEVARRIVAERAERPYKDMADVSRRAGLTATQMESLATAGAFDVFGLSRRQALWNAGYVERPDTLEGTTVEAPPPMLPGMSEVEETMADLWATRISPEKHPMEFLRPLLTSEGIHSVSGLAEAEPGRRVKVGGLITHRQRPATADGVTFLNLEDETGMLNVVCSQALWKRYRVVARNSAGMIIRGMLERYDGVTNLVADRLERIESAYPDAAAAIPARHQGRDFR; encoded by the coding sequence ATGGGGTGGAGCAATCCTGATGTCTCGTGGCGGGAGCTCGAGCGGCGGATGTCCGGCAAGCCCGAGCCCGACGGTGGCGACGCTCCGGGCTGGTCCCGCACCCGGTCCGAGGCCGAGCCCCGGCCGGTCCGGCGGCCCGACGGACCAGTCGTGCCGTACGCCGAGCTGCACTGCCACAGCAACTTCAGCTTCTTGGACGGTGCGAGCGGTCCCGACGCGCTGGTCGAGGAAGCCATCGGCCTGGGCCTGCACGGGTTGGCGCTGACCGATCACGATGGTTTCTACGGTGCGCCCCGGTTCGCCGAGGAGGCGGTCAAGCATGCCGATGCAGGCCTCAAGACGATCTTCGGTGCCGAACTGTCCCTGGGTCTGAGCCGCCCGCAGAACGGCGCCGCAGATCCCGAGGGCAACCACCTCCTGGTGCTGGCCCGTGGCGTCGAGGGCTATCACCGACTGGCCGCGGCGATGACCGAGGCGCACTTCCGGGGGGACGAGAAGGGACGCCCGGTCTATGACCTGGAGGAGCTCGCCGAGCGGGGGCGGGGCCACTGGCTGATCCTCACCGGATGTCGCAAGGGCCACGTGCGCCAGGCGCTCACCACAGGAGGTGCCGAGGCGGCGGCGAGCGCGCTGGACCGGCTCACGGCGCTGTTCGGCCTGGACCACGTCGCGGTCGAGCTGATTGATCACGGCTTCCCGACCGACAGCACATCCAACGAGGCCCTGGGGGAGCTCGCCGCGATGCACGGTCTGCCCACCGTTGCGACCAACAACGTGCACTTCGCGTCGCCGGCCAACCGTCGGTTGGCCGCAGCGATGGCGGCCATACGTGCCCGCCGGAGCCTCGCCGACATGGACGGCTGGCTGCCAGCCACGGGTGCTGCGCACCTGCGTTCGGGGGCAGAGATGCAGCGGATCTTCGCGCGTCACCCCGGAGCGGTCGCCCGCACCGTCGGGATCGCCGACGAGCTGGCCTTCGACCTGCGCGCCGCAACCCCCCGCCTGCCGCGAAGGGGCATCCCCGAGGGCCACACGGCGATGAGCTGGCTGCGGGAGCTGGCCGACCAAGGCATCCGGGAGCGCTATGCCCACAACCCCGTCGAGGCGCGCGAACGCATCGCTCGCGAGCTCCAGGTCATCGAGGAGAAGGACTTTCCGGGCTACTTCCTGATCGTGCACGACATCGTCAAGGAGGCCAAGCGGCGCAAGATCTTGTGCCAGGGCCGGGGGTCCTCGGCCAACTCCGCGCTCTGCTACGCCCTGGGCATCACGGCGGTCGACTCGATCTTCTACAACCTGCCGTTCGAGCGCTTCCTTGCCACGACGCGCGAGGAGGAGCCGGACATCGATGTCGACTTCGACTCCGACCGGCGCGAGGAAGTCATCCAGTGGGTCTACGACACGTACGGTCGGCACAACGCCGCGCAGGTCGCCAACGTCATCAGCTATCGCCCACGCTCGGCCGTACGCGATGCGGCCAAGGCGCTGGGTCACTCGACCGGTCAGCAGGACGCCTGGTCCAAGCAGATCGACGCGTGGAGCGCGATCTCCACCGAGGACGCCTCGGGCATACCGGAGCCGGTCGTCCAGCTGGCCCAGCAGCTGCTCAAAGGGCCTCGCCACCTGGGCATCCACTCCGGCGGGATGATCCTGACGGAGCGCCCGATCGGTGAGGTCTGCCCCATCGAGCGCGGCCGCATGGACAAGCGCACCGTCCTGCAGTGGGACAAGGACGCCTGTGAGTGGATGGGCCTGGTCAAGTTCGACCTGCTGGGCCTGGGCATGCTCGGCGCTCTGGATCACACGATGCAGATCGTCGCCGAGCACCTGGGGGAGGAGTGGGACCTGGCCACGCTGCCCAAGGAGGAGGCCGCGGTCTACGACATGTTGTGCCGGGCCGACTCGATCGGGGTCTTCCAGGTCGAGAGCAGGGCCCAGATCGGCACGCTGCCACGCCTGCAGCCCCGGTCCTACTACGACCTCGCGATCGAGATCGCGCTGATCCGCCCCGGCCCGATCCAGGGTGGTGCGGTCCATCCGTACATCCGCCGGGCAACGGGGCGCGAGGAGGTCACCTATCCGCACCCCGTGCTCAAGGGGGTGCTCGAGCGGACGCTCGGGGTGCCGCTGTTCCAGGAGCAGCTCATGCAGATGGCGATCGCGATCGGCAACTGCACGGGTGACGAGGCCGACCTGCTGCGCCGGGCGATGGGGTCCAAGCGAGGCATCGAGCGGATCGAGTCGCTCAAGGAGAAGCTCTATGCCGGGATGCGGCAGCACGGCCTCGACCAGGAGGAGTCCGATGCGATCTACGTCAAGATCCAGTCGTTCGCCAACTTCGGCTTTGCCGAGAGCCACGCGCTGAGCTTCGCGCTGCTGGTCTATGCCAGCTCGTGGCTCAAGCTGCACTATCCCGGCGCTTTCCTTGCCGCGCTGCTGCGCAACCAGCCGATGGGCTTCTACTCCCCGCAGTCGCTCGTGACCGATGCCCGGCGGCACGGGGTCACGGTCCTGCGGCCCGACATCATGCTCTCGCGGGCGCAGGCCGATCTCGAGGTGCTCGACTCGGCCGAGGCAACAGGCACGGACCGCTGCCTCGATCACGACCAGCCGAAGGTCGAACGATTCGTCCGCGGCACCCCCGACCCGACACCCCAGCATCGCCGCGACGGTGGCTTCGCGGTGCGTCTGGGCCTCGACGAGGTGCAGGGCGTGGGCCTTGAGGTGGCCCGGCGCATCGTCGCCGAGCGGGCGGAACGTCCGTACAAGGACATGGCTGACGTGTCCCGCCGCGCCGGGCTGACCGCCACGCAGATGGAGTCGCTGGCGACGGCCGGCGCATTTGATGTGTTCGGTCTGTCCCGGCGGCAGGCGCTGTGGAACGCCGGATACGTCGAGCGTCCGGACACGCTCGAGGGCACGACGGTGGAGGCGCCGCCGCCCATGCTGCCGGGCATGAGCGAGGTCGAGGAGACCATGGCGGACCTGTGGGCGACTCGCATCTCGCCGGAGAAGCATCCGATGGAGTTCCTGCGTCCGCTCCTGACGTCGGAGGGCATCCACTCGGTCTCCGGGCTGGCCGAGGCCGAGCCGGGGCGCCGGGTCAAGGTCGGCGGACTCATCACGCACCGCCAACGCCCGGCCACGGCCGATGGGGTCACGTTCCTCAACCTCGAGGACGAGACCGGCATGCTCAACGTCGTATGCTCCCAGGCCCTGTGGAAGCGCTACCGCGTCGTTGCCCGCAACTCCGCGGGCATGATCATCCGCGGCATGCTCGAGCGCTACGACGGTGTCACCAACCTGGTCGCCGACCGACTCGAGCGCATCGAGAGCGCTTATCCCGACGCTGCCGCGGCCATTCCGGCCCGTCACCAGGGCCGCGACTTCCGCTGA
- a CDS encoding NUDIX domain-containing protein, translating into MHTAIDQRVSLAVSTVIFALRPHPETGLMTLWLPLVRRIREPYQGRWALPGGPLESDDDLASSASHTLQRTTGLEPGYLEQLYAFGSLDRSPDDRVVSIVYWALVRPDEIARAVVGPNVEWFVADELPVLAFDHSEIVRYALARLRAKITYTPIAHAFLPAEFTLAELRSVHEAVLRTPLDPANFRRQALASKTLVPTGTCLQGTSHRPPALFRFEAGPPSTAPEERR; encoded by the coding sequence ATGCACACGGCGATCGACCAGCGGGTCTCGCTCGCGGTCTCGACCGTGATCTTCGCGCTCCGCCCGCACCCCGAGACCGGCCTCATGACGTTGTGGCTGCCGCTCGTCCGCCGCATCCGCGAGCCGTATCAAGGGCGGTGGGCCCTGCCCGGCGGCCCGCTGGAGAGCGACGACGACCTCGCGAGCTCTGCCTCGCACACACTGCAGCGCACGACGGGTCTGGAGCCGGGCTATCTCGAGCAGTTGTACGCCTTCGGCAGCCTGGACCGCTCGCCCGACGACCGTGTCGTCTCGATCGTCTACTGGGCGCTGGTACGACCCGACGAGATCGCCCGAGCCGTCGTCGGCCCCAACGTGGAGTGGTTCGTCGCCGACGAGCTCCCCGTTCTGGCGTTCGACCACAGCGAGATCGTCCGCTACGCACTCGCCCGGCTGCGGGCAAAGATCACCTACACGCCCATCGCGCACGCGTTCCTGCCCGCCGAGTTCACCCTCGCCGAGCTGCGATCGGTGCACGAGGCGGTCCTGCGCACGCCGCTCGACCCGGCCAACTTCCGCCGCCAGGCGTTGGCCAGCAAGACCCTCGTCCCGACCGGGACGTGCCTTCAGGGCACGAGCCACCGGCCGCCGGCCCTGTTCCGATTCGAAGCAGGACCTCCGTCAACCGCCCCAGAGGAGCGCAGATGA
- the nadA gene encoding quinolinate synthase NadA: MTSINDLIVAAPAASCDVELTKGPWEFDTVPGYGPGCSEDDVMPEPVVRPGQLPAEYQRMSDDELHERIRAAKETLGERLVILGHFYQRDEVIQYADFVGDSFQLANAALTKPDADTIVFCGVHFMAETADILARPEQHVILPNLAAGCSMADMADEDSVEACWEELTSVYGTEDVDGKQPVIPVTYMNSSAALKAFCGKHGGIVCTSSNAATVLEWAFERGQRVLFFPDQHLGRNTAKAMGIPLEQMPMWNPRKPLGGSTEAELDDAKVILWHGFCSVHKRFTVAQIDQARAEHPGVKVIVHPESPMPVVDAADAAGSTDAIRKYVIASEPGDTIAIGTEVNMVNRLAAEFPDRTIFCLDPVVCPCSTMYRIHPGYLAWTLDGLVAGEIRNEIIVPQDIATDAKVALERMLAAPPK, encoded by the coding sequence ATGACCTCCATCAACGACCTGATCGTTGCGGCACCCGCCGCGAGCTGCGATGTCGAGCTGACCAAGGGCCCGTGGGAGTTCGACACGGTCCCCGGCTACGGGCCGGGATGCTCCGAGGACGATGTGATGCCCGAGCCGGTCGTGCGCCCCGGCCAGCTGCCCGCCGAGTACCAGCGGATGAGCGACGACGAGCTGCACGAGCGGATCCGCGCTGCCAAGGAGACCCTCGGCGAGCGGCTGGTGATCCTCGGGCACTTCTACCAGCGCGACGAGGTCATCCAGTACGCCGACTTCGTGGGCGACTCCTTCCAGCTCGCCAATGCGGCGCTGACCAAGCCCGACGCCGACACGATCGTGTTCTGCGGCGTGCACTTCATGGCTGAGACAGCCGACATCTTGGCCCGGCCCGAGCAGCACGTCATCCTGCCCAACCTCGCGGCTGGCTGCTCGATGGCCGACATGGCCGACGAGGACTCGGTCGAGGCGTGCTGGGAGGAGCTCACATCGGTCTATGGCACGGAAGACGTCGACGGCAAGCAGCCGGTGATCCCGGTGACGTACATGAACTCTTCGGCAGCGCTCAAGGCCTTCTGCGGCAAGCACGGTGGCATCGTGTGCACCTCGTCGAATGCCGCGACGGTCCTGGAGTGGGCCTTCGAGCGTGGCCAGCGGGTGCTCTTCTTCCCCGACCAGCACCTGGGCCGCAACACCGCCAAGGCCATGGGCATCCCGCTCGAGCAGATGCCGATGTGGAATCCCCGCAAACCCCTGGGCGGCAGCACCGAGGCCGAGCTCGATGACGCCAAGGTCATCCTGTGGCACGGGTTCTGCTCGGTGCACAAGCGCTTCACGGTCGCGCAGATCGACCAGGCGCGAGCCGAGCACCCCGGCGTCAAGGTCATCGTGCACCCCGAGAGCCCCATGCCGGTCGTCGACGCCGCCGACGCCGCCGGCTCGACCGACGCGATCCGCAAGTACGTCATCGCCTCCGAGCCCGGTGACACGATCGCGATCGGCACCGAGGTCAACATGGTCAACCGGCTCGCGGCGGAGTTCCCCGACCGGACGATCTTCTGCCTCGACCCCGTCGTGTGCCCGTGCTCGACGATGTACCGCATCCACCCCGGCTACCTCGCGTGGACCCTCGACGGCCTGGTCGCCGGCGAGATCCGCAACGAGATCATCGTCCCCCAGGACATTGCCACCGACGCCAAGGTCGCGCTCGAGCGGATGCTCGCCGCGCCCCCGAAGTAA
- the nadC gene encoding carboxylating nicotinate-nucleotide diphosphorylase, whose amino-acid sequence MLERRHVQRVVDMALEEDAPFGDLTSQTLVPESAVAHADLVAREPGVFAGADVFEVAMTTLDPSVTVTLQVADGDHFERGAVLARVVGPARWVLQAERVALNLVQRMTGIATLTATYVMAVAGTGARVVDTRKTTPGLRALERHAVRCGGGHNHRYSLSDAVMAKDNHLAVIPDVTAALRQARLDLPHTTHIEVEVDRLDQLDAVLESGAAGTIMLDNFSLDDLRAGIAKIDGRALVEASGGVTLDTIGEIARTGVDVISVGALTHSVRALDLGLDITVS is encoded by the coding sequence ATGCTTGAACGCCGACACGTCCAGCGGGTCGTCGACATGGCGCTGGAGGAGGACGCACCCTTCGGTGACCTGACCTCGCAGACGCTCGTGCCGGAGTCCGCCGTGGCGCATGCCGACCTGGTCGCCCGGGAGCCGGGCGTCTTCGCGGGCGCCGACGTGTTCGAGGTAGCGATGACGACGCTCGACCCGTCCGTCACGGTGACGCTGCAGGTGGCAGACGGTGACCACTTCGAGCGCGGCGCCGTGCTGGCCCGCGTCGTCGGGCCCGCGCGTTGGGTCCTGCAGGCCGAGCGGGTCGCGCTCAACCTGGTGCAACGCATGACCGGCATTGCGACACTGACCGCGACATATGTGATGGCGGTTGCCGGCACCGGTGCTCGCGTCGTCGACACCCGCAAGACCACGCCGGGGCTGCGTGCGCTGGAACGGCACGCCGTACGGTGCGGCGGCGGGCACAACCACCGCTACTCGCTGTCGGATGCCGTCATGGCCAAGGACAACCACCTCGCGGTGATCCCCGACGTCACCGCGGCGCTGCGTCAGGCCCGCCTCGATCTCCCGCACACGACGCACATCGAGGTCGAGGTCGACCGTCTCGACCAGCTCGACGCGGTGCTGGAGTCGGGCGCCGCCGGCACGATCATGCTGGACAACTTCAGCCTCGACGATCTGCGTGCCGGCATCGCGAAGATCGACGGACGCGCACTGGTCGAGGCCAGCGGAGGTGTCACGCTCGACACGATCGGGGAGATCGCCCGCACCGGAGTCGATGTCATCTCGGTCGGCGCGTTGACCCACAGCGTCCGGGCGCTCGACCTCGGGCTCGACATCACAGTCTCGTGA
- a CDS encoding cysteine desulfurase family protein, producing the protein MIYLDEAATTPVKREVLEAMWPYLGPDFGNPSSHHEVGESARRAIEQARADIAQALGARASEITFTSGGTESDNAATKGIALAAPRGRRVIVSAIEHPAVLESAEFLGRLGHEVTVLDVDHRGMVQPESLTAALRDDTTLVSIQYANNEVGTIQQIETLSRIAAERGVPFHTDAVQAAGWLDLDVTRLGIQAMSISGHKLGAPKGIGILYVARGTRLEPLIHGGGQESGRRSGTENVAAAVGMAAALRLAGGANDEVVARRDAFIDRVLAEVPGSILTGDRHHRLPGSASFVFPGTNGETILLELEAHGVVCSSGSACAAGSDEPSHVLTAMGLPAEVAQTAVRFTFGRTTTADDLDTAATELIRAVGVVSGRGARPS; encoded by the coding sequence GTGATCTACCTCGACGAGGCGGCGACGACCCCGGTCAAGCGAGAGGTGCTGGAGGCGATGTGGCCCTACCTCGGGCCCGACTTCGGTAATCCTTCGAGCCACCACGAGGTCGGCGAGTCCGCGCGGCGCGCGATCGAGCAGGCACGGGCCGACATCGCGCAGGCGCTCGGCGCCCGCGCCTCGGAGATCACGTTCACGTCCGGTGGCACCGAGTCAGACAACGCTGCGACCAAGGGCATCGCCCTCGCGGCACCACGGGGCAGGCGTGTCATCGTGTCGGCGATCGAGCACCCCGCGGTGCTGGAGTCGGCCGAGTTCCTGGGTCGCCTCGGCCACGAGGTCACGGTGCTCGACGTGGATCACCGCGGCATGGTGCAACCCGAGTCCCTGACTGCTGCGCTTCGTGATGACACCACGCTGGTCAGCATCCAGTACGCCAACAACGAGGTCGGCACGATCCAGCAGATCGAGACGCTGAGCCGGATCGCCGCGGAGCGAGGCGTGCCGTTCCACACCGACGCGGTGCAGGCGGCCGGCTGGCTCGACCTCGACGTCACGCGGCTCGGCATCCAGGCCATGAGCATCTCGGGACACAAGCTCGGGGCGCCCAAGGGCATCGGCATCCTCTACGTCGCCCGCGGCACCCGGCTCGAGCCGTTGATCCATGGCGGCGGCCAGGAGTCGGGCCGCCGGTCCGGCACCGAGAACGTCGCCGCTGCGGTCGGCATGGCTGCGGCGCTGCGGCTGGCCGGTGGTGCCAACGACGAGGTCGTCGCCCGGCGTGACGCGTTCATCGACCGGGTGCTCGCCGAGGTGCCCGGCTCGATCCTGACGGGGGACCGACACCATCGGCTGCCGGGCAGCGCGTCATTCGTGTTCCCCGGCACCAACGGCGAGACGATCCTGCTCGAGCTCGAGGCGCACGGTGTCGTGTGCTCGAGCGGCTCGGCCTGCGCTGCCGGCAGTGACGAGCCTTCGCACGTGCTGACCGCGATGGGTCTGCCCGCCGAGGTGGCGCAGACCGCGGTGCGCTTCACCTTCGGGCGGACGACAACGGCGGACGATCTCGACACCGCCGCGACCGAGCTGATCCGTGCGGTGGGCGTCGTCAGCGGTCGGGGCGCCCGTCCGTCCTGA
- a CDS encoding aspartate aminotransferase family protein, with the protein MSSRTYDLDRAHVFHSWSAQAEITPMVITGAQDSEIWDEDGNRYLDFSSQLVFTNIGHGHPKVVAAIQEQAARLCTISPVHANEHRSEAARMIAERTPAGLDKVFFTNGGAEAVEHAVRMARLHTGRHKIMSTYRSYHGGTHTAVNVTGDPRRWASDTATAGTVHFFGPFLYRSEFHAKTQQEECERALQHLRHTIEHEGPATIAAIILETVPGGSGIMVPPPGYLAGVRSLCDEHGILLIADEVMCGFGRTGAWFALDHYDVVPDLITFAKGVNSGYVPLGGVVISEPIARTFAHRAYPGGLTYSGHPLAAAAAVATMTAMEDEGIVRNAARLGTDLIGPRLAEIADRHACVGEVRGLGVFWALELVADPVTRAPLAPYGGSSPAMSEILASCRQAGLLPFANFNRIHVVPPCNISDDDARRGLAILDDALTLGDRHVK; encoded by the coding sequence ATGAGCAGCCGGACGTACGACCTCGACCGTGCCCACGTGTTCCACTCCTGGTCAGCCCAGGCCGAGATCACGCCGATGGTGATCACAGGGGCCCAGGACAGCGAGATCTGGGACGAGGACGGCAACCGCTATCTGGACTTCTCCAGCCAGCTGGTCTTCACCAACATCGGGCACGGGCACCCCAAGGTCGTCGCAGCGATCCAGGAGCAGGCGGCCCGGCTCTGCACGATCTCGCCGGTGCACGCCAACGAGCACCGCTCCGAGGCAGCCCGAATGATCGCCGAGCGCACCCCGGCGGGACTGGACAAAGTCTTCTTCACCAACGGAGGCGCCGAGGCCGTGGAGCACGCGGTACGGATGGCCCGGCTGCACACCGGCCGGCACAAGATCATGTCGACGTATCGCTCGTACCACGGAGGCACCCACACCGCCGTCAACGTGACAGGAGATCCACGGCGCTGGGCCAGCGACACCGCGACGGCCGGCACCGTGCACTTCTTCGGACCGTTCCTGTATCGCTCGGAGTTCCACGCCAAGACTCAACAGGAGGAGTGCGAGCGCGCCCTTCAGCACCTCCGGCACACGATCGAGCACGAGGGACCCGCCACGATCGCGGCCATCATCCTGGAGACCGTGCCGGGCGGGTCGGGCATCATGGTGCCCCCTCCGGGCTATCTCGCCGGGGTGCGGAGCCTGTGCGACGAGCACGGCATCCTGTTGATCGCCGACGAGGTCATGTGCGGGTTCGGTCGCACCGGTGCGTGGTTCGCCCTCGACCACTACGACGTCGTCCCCGACCTGATCACGTTCGCCAAGGGGGTCAACTCCGGCTATGTCCCGCTGGGTGGTGTCGTCATCAGCGAACCGATTGCCCGGACCTTCGCCCATCGCGCCTATCCGGGTGGCCTGACCTACTCCGGGCACCCGCTCGCCGCCGCAGCAGCTGTTGCGACCATGACCGCGATGGAGGACGAAGGCATCGTCCGAAACGCCGCCCGGCTCGGCACCGACCTGATCGGACCGAGGCTCGCGGAGATCGCCGACCGGCACGCGTGCGTCGGCGAGGTGCGCGGGCTGGGCGTGTTCTGGGCGCTCGAGCTGGTCGCCGATCCCGTGACCCGCGCGCCACTTGCGCCGTACGGCGGGAGCAGCCCGGCGATGAGCGAGATCCTCGCGTCGTGCAGGCAGGCCGGCCTGTTGCCGTTCGCCAACTTCAACCGCATCCACGTGGTGCCACCGTGCAACATCAGTGACGACGACGCCCGGCGCGGACTGGCGATCCTCGACGACGCGCTGACGCTGGGCGACCGCCACGTGAAGTGA